In one window of Hymenobacter nivis DNA:
- the nagB gene encoding glucosamine-6-phosphate deaminase, with translation MEVLNYSETTFEKLPVTVFETSREGAIYVAHEIAALIRAKQAKGERTVLGLATGSSPIGVYQELVRLHREEGLSFQNVVTFNLDEYYPMPPDELQSYVYFMHEQLFDHVDIRPENVHIPDGTLPIEQVKAYCQAYDRLIEDCGGLDLQLLGIGRTGHIGFNEPGSASTSATRLVKLDPLTITDAAKDFIKEEYVPLRALTMGVGTIAKARQIILLAWGEGKAKILQETVEGKISDAVPASFLQQHPHTRVVVDQWAALELTRIKTPWLVGMCAWDDALIRRAVIWLSLTMKKPILKLTDEDYKDGSLSDLLVESGNAYSLNIKVFNGIQHTITGWPGGKPNSNDAQRPERALPAHKRVLIFSPHPDDDVISMGGTLLRLVDQGHDVHVAYQTSGNIAVFDDDARRYADFALDFARESGVGATKMQKEHAEVVEFLSRKKLGEEDSPLVQDIKALIRKGEASAACRFCGVKAANVYFMNMPFYETGQVKKKPLGEADIQEVVNILQEIRPHQIFAAGDLRDPHGTHKVCLDAIFAALARLKGQETWLDDCYLWLYRGAWQEWDVEEIEMAVPISPEELMRKRQAIFKHQSQKDSAVFPGNDKREFWQRSEDRNRATARRYDQLGLAEYEAMEAFVRYRF, from the coding sequence ATGGAAGTTTTGAACTACTCCGAAACCACGTTTGAGAAACTGCCGGTCACCGTTTTTGAAACGTCGCGGGAAGGCGCCATTTACGTGGCCCACGAAATTGCCGCGCTGATTCGGGCCAAGCAGGCTAAGGGCGAGCGGACCGTGCTGGGCCTGGCCACCGGCTCGTCGCCCATCGGCGTGTACCAGGAGCTGGTGCGGCTGCACCGCGAGGAGGGCCTCAGCTTTCAGAACGTGGTCACCTTCAACCTCGACGAGTACTACCCCATGCCGCCCGACGAGCTCCAGAGCTACGTCTACTTCATGCACGAGCAGCTGTTCGACCACGTGGACATCCGGCCCGAAAACGTTCACATCCCGGACGGCACGCTGCCCATCGAACAGGTGAAAGCCTACTGCCAGGCCTACGACCGGCTGATCGAGGACTGCGGCGGGCTCGACCTACAACTGCTCGGCATCGGGCGCACCGGCCACATCGGCTTCAACGAGCCGGGCTCGGCCAGCACCTCGGCCACGCGCCTAGTAAAGCTTGATCCCCTGACGATTACCGACGCGGCCAAGGACTTCATCAAGGAAGAATACGTGCCGCTTCGGGCCCTCACCATGGGCGTGGGCACCATCGCCAAGGCCCGCCAGATCATCCTGCTGGCCTGGGGCGAGGGCAAAGCCAAAATCCTCCAGGAAACGGTGGAGGGCAAGATTTCGGACGCCGTGCCGGCCTCCTTCTTGCAGCAGCACCCCCACACGCGGGTGGTGGTGGACCAGTGGGCCGCTCTGGAGCTGACGCGCATCAAAACGCCCTGGCTGGTGGGCATGTGCGCCTGGGACGACGCCCTGATTCGGCGAGCCGTTATCTGGCTGAGCCTGACAATGAAGAAGCCCATCCTCAAGCTCACCGACGAAGACTACAAGGACGGCAGCCTGAGCGACCTGCTGGTGGAATCGGGCAACGCTTATAGCCTCAACATTAAGGTATTCAACGGTATCCAGCACACCATCACGGGCTGGCCGGGCGGCAAGCCCAACTCGAACGACGCCCAGCGGCCCGAACGGGCCCTGCCGGCCCACAAGCGGGTGCTCATCTTCAGCCCCCACCCCGACGACGACGTGATTTCGATGGGCGGTACGCTGCTGCGCCTCGTCGACCAGGGCCACGACGTGCACGTGGCCTACCAGACCTCGGGCAATATCGCCGTGTTCGACGACGACGCACGCCGCTATGCCGACTTCGCCCTGGACTTCGCGCGGGAGTCGGGCGTGGGCGCCACCAAGATGCAAAAAGAGCACGCCGAAGTGGTGGAGTTCCTCAGCCGCAAGAAGTTGGGCGAGGAAGACAGCCCGCTGGTGCAGGACATTAAGGCCCTGATCCGGAAGGGCGAAGCATCGGCCGCCTGCCGCTTCTGCGGCGTAAAAGCCGCCAACGTGTACTTCATGAACATGCCGTTTTACGAAACCGGGCAGGTGAAAAAGAAGCCGCTGGGCGAGGCCGACATCCAGGAAGTGGTGAACATTTTGCAGGAAATCCGGCCCCACCAAATCTTCGCCGCCGGCGACCTGCGCGACCCGCACGGCACCCACAAGGTGTGCCTCGACGCCATTTTTGCCGCCCTGGCGCGTCTCAAGGGCCAGGAGACCTGGCTCGATGACTGCTACTTGTGGCTCTACCGCGGGGCCTGGCAGGAGTGGGACGTAGAGGAGATTGAGATGGCCGTGCCCATCAGTCCCGAGGAGTTGATGCGCAAGCGCCAGGCTATCTTCAAGCACCAGTCGCAGAAAGACAGCGCCGTGTTCCCCGGCAACGACAAGCGCGAGTTCTGGCAGCGCTCGGAAGACCGCAACCGCGCCACCGCCAGGCGCTACGACCAGCTCGGCCTGGCCGAGTACGAGGCCATGGAGGCCTTCGTGCGCTACCGGTTTTAG